In Chryseobacterium oryzae, the genomic stretch TCCCATCTTACTCCAGATCTCAATTCTATAATCGTCTATATCGGCATTGTCCTGAAGACTCTTAAGCCAAGCCTGACCAAACATTCCTGAATTTCGTTGAGTTACAGATTCTGTAAACTGCTTCACATCTCCAGGTTGTTTATTAACTGTTTCATTCTTTTTAATGATTACATAAACACCTGTTCCTCCTTCAATTGGGTTAGAAACTTTTCCTTTAGCAATTCCAAATGCTGCTCCAGCTACTTTAGGTTCCATTGCTCCTGCGATATTAGGACTTAACATATTGATCTGCCCTGACTGTTTCGTAGTAGCAAACATTTTCGCAACCTGATCCAGGTTTGTACTGTTCCCTATTTTCTCTGAAATCTGCTTAGCTGCCAATTTATTTTGTACAACTGTTTCTATCTGATCTCTTACAGATTCTGGATCTGCAAGACCTTTTTCTTGTTTTCCGTTAAGATAAACAACAATTTTATCGCCTGTTCCGTCTACTGTAAATAATTCAGAATCTCCTTTTTCTCTCTTCTTATCGAATGCCCAAGCAATAATTTCACCGTCTTTATCCGTACCTAAACCTTGTAGTTTTCCGTCGAATCTTTTTGCTGCTTTAGCATTAGAATACTGGAAGTTAGATTTTTTAGCAATATTTACAAAATCGTTGAAAGATTTTCCTAAAACTTGTTGAGCAAATCTTCTTGCATTTTTATCTACTTCATTCTCTGTCGCTTCAGAAGGTTTGATTTCTTTCACAACGTGAGCAACTTTATACCCCATTGTTCCGGCTTTTTTATCTTCAACATTAATAATGTGATAACCAAACTGAGTTTCTGCTAAACCTGTAGAACCTTTCGCATTCGATGCAAGGAAATTAAGATACCCTGGTGCAAACTGACTTTCAGGGGTAGTCCAACCTACGCTACCATTTCTTTCCACCGCATTAGGCTCATCAGAAAGCTTAAGTCCTTCTGCAAATTTCGCAGGATTAGATTTAATAACTGCCAATAAACTATCTGCTATTTTTTTAGCCTGTTCTTTTGTTCTTGTTGCTGTAGATCTTTCAGCACCTTTGTAAGCAATTAAAATATGCTTAGACAAAGTTGAATCTGAAGGCTTTTTACCTAACAATTTAGAAAGAACATAAAAGTTTTGCTCTTTGTAGGGACCAAATACCTGTCCTACTGTTGCGGTCGCAATTTTATCTTTCAAAGTAAGCGGCAATTGTGCTGCAGTAACATATTGGCTATTGTAAGGCATATCTGAATTTGCCATTACAAACATAGAGTCGTTTGTAGTGTTCTGGAAGTTTTCTTTTCCATCACTTGCATCTGTCCCTTGAGAATAAAGTTTATTAATCTCTTTTTCTACAGAAGCTTCATCTGCTGCACTTGGCTTAGAAGGAAAATATACAATTCCTAAATTTCTGCTCGGCTCTGTTTTAAACATTACCGGATGCTGACTGATATAATTCTTAAGATCTTCTGTACTAACCTTAATTTTATTTTTTTGAAGATAAGAAGCATAATCTACTTTCACAAAATCGATATCTGCAAGCTGATCTCTTTCTTTCATTAATTCTTCAGCTTCTTTTTTACCGGTAGTGATTCCCGTAGAAATATTGGCAAAAACCTGTCTTGCCATGATTCTGTATTCAATCGTTTTTCTGGTTTTCAGCCACTGGTTATACCCTTCAGGATTAGTGCTTTGCAAAGTTTCAACTTCTTTTTTAAGTTCCTGAAGTTTAAAATTACCTTTTTCATCAAAAAGCTGTTGATTTTGAGCAAACATCTGATCGAACTGAATCTGGCTCCAGAATAAATCGTCTGTCATGGTAAAGCCCATTTTCTCAAACTGCTGTTTTATTAATTTAGACTGTACTAGAAGCTGCCAAGCTTGCTCTTCCAGTCCATTTTTAGGCTGCCCCTGCTGTTCTGCCTGCTGCTGTAATACAGAAAGTTGATCGTTATACTCTTCTCGGGTAATCTTATCACCATTTACTTTACCTAAAACATCTGGGTTTTTACCAAAAACCTTATCAATGCTGTCAGGATTTACCAAAAAAGCCAAAAGAGCCAGTGCGATTACTCCCATCAAGAGCCAAGGTCTACTTCTAATCTGTCCTAAAATTGCCATTTTATAAATATAGTTTTTATATCAGTGTGCGAAAATACACATTTTTAAGAAATTACAGAAATATAAGTAGTGATTTTAATTTTTAAAATGCAATTACCCGTAAAACGGAAATTTTGACCAGATTTTTTAGCAATCATCAAATGGCATTAATCTTGACAAATCTTCTTACTCATTACTTATTACGATCTCTTTTAGAGAAATGAGTAAAACGACAATAACTACTTTAAAATATAAATGACAATTTGTCATTCAGTTTATTATGGCAGAATTTGAAGACATGAATTTTGATGATATCATCGGTGAAGGTTTTAATATCGTAACAGAAGAAATAAATCTTTCCGATCTTAATGTAGATGAGGAAAAAAGCTCTATACAAACTATTTTCCCCATCCTTCCGGTAAGAAATATGGTAATGTTTCCCAATGTTGTAATTCCTATAACTGCAGGAAGAAAGAATTCCATCACACTTTTGGAAGAAGCACAGCAGAACGGAGATTTCATCGGTATTGTAAGCCAAAAAAACTCCGAGATTGAGCAACCTGGCGAAAAAGATCTTTACCTTATCGGAACTTTAGCCAAAATTGTAAAAATCATTAAACTTCCTGAAGGAAATGTAACTGCTATAACCAAAGGTTTCCAGCGTTTTAAAATTAAAAGAATTACAGACACTAAACCTTATCTAAAGGCTGAAATTATTAAATTAAAAGACAGTAAACCAAGAAACAAAGAAGAATATGAAGCCTTATTGGAAAACATTAAAGATTTGGCTTTAAAAATTATTGATCTTGACCCCAATATTCCCAACGCTGCCAATTTTGCAATCAAAAACATGGGCAGTAACGAAGATTTACTGAATTTCGTGAGCACGAATGCCAATTTTCCTTATCCTGAAAAGCAAAAGCTTCTTGAGGAGAAAAGCCTGATGGAAAGAGCCAATAAATGCTATGAAATGATGCATGAAGATTTCAGAAAGTTGGAACTTAGAAATCAGATTCATCAAAAAACTTCTAAAGATTTAGATAAGCAACAAAGAGAATACTTTCTTAATCAGCAAATTAGAACCATTCAGGATGAATTGGGCGGCGGTCCGGACAGTGATGTAGAAGAACTTCAACAAAAAGCGTCTACAAAAAATTGGAAACCGGAAGTTGAAGAGCATTTCCAAAAGGAAATCAACAGACTTCAAAGACAGAATCCTAATTCGCCAGATTATAATGTACAGAGAAATTATCTGGATTTTTTCACAGATCTTCCTTGGGAAAAGTTCACAAAAGATATTTTCGACATAGAAAAGGCTCAAAAAGTTTTAGACAAAGCCCACTTTGGTTTAGAAGATATTAAAAAGAGAATTTTGGAGCACATGGCTGTTTTAAAATTAAAAAATAATATGAAATCTCCCATCCTATTATTGGTAGGCCCTCCGGGAGTTGGTAAAACTTCTTTAGGAAAATCTGTAGCCGATGCTTTAGGAAGAAAATATGTGCGTGTTTCTTTGGGCGGACTTCATGATGAAAGTGAAATTCGTGGTCATAGAAAAACTTATATTGGTGCGATGGCGGGAAGAATTCTTCAGTCTATTAAAAAAGCAGGTACATCTAACCCTGTCATTGTTTTAGACGAAATAGATAAAGTAGGAAAAGGGATGCATGGTGATCCCAGTTCGGCTTTGCTGGAAGTTCTCGATCCTGAACAAAACAGCTCTTTCTACGACAATTTCCTTGAAATGGGTTACGATTTGTCTAAAGTAATGTTCTTAGCCACTGCAAACTCGCTTTCAACAATCCAAACGCCGCTTTTAGACAGAATGGAAATCATTCAGATTGCAGGATATACTTTGGAAGAGAAAATTGAAATTGCAAAACGACATTTAATAAAGAAGCAACAGGAAGAAAACGGTTTAACATCGAAATCATTCAAACTGGGAAATCCAGAGCTTAAACATATTATTGAAGCCCACACTTCTGAAAGTGGTGTAAGAACTTTAGAAAAAAGAATTGCAGCCATCGCTCGTTGGGTAGCTTTGCAAACTGCTTTGGTAAAAGAATATGACGCTAAAATTTCTATTGATAAAATTGATGAAATTCTTGGTGTACCAAGACCAAAAAGTTTATCCGAATTAACAGACGTTCCGGGAGTGGTAACCGGATTGGCATGGACGAGTGTCGGAGGTGATATTTTATTCATAGAAAGTATCATCAGCAACGGAAAAGGAAATCTCACCATGACCGGAAATCTAGGAACGGTAATGAAAGAATCTGCAACTATCGCCTTAGAATATATTAAAGCAAAACACATAGATTTGGGCATAGATGAAGAACTTATTGAAAAGAAAAACATTCATGTACACGTTCCCGAAGGAGCTACCCCAAAAGACGGACCTTCTGCCGGAATTGCCATGCTTACTTCGATGGTTTCTTCTTTCACTAACAAAAAAGTAAAACCTCATCTTGCTATGACTGGAGAAATTACTCTTCGCGGAAAAGTGCTCCCAGTTGGCGGAATTAAAGAAAAATTACTTGCCGCAACAAGAGCAGGAATAAAAGAAGTTATCCTATGTGAGGCCAACCGTAAAGATGTTGAGGAAATAAAACAGGATTATCTCAACAACCTTAAAGTACATTATGTCGGATGGATGAGAGAAGTTCTTGAAATTGCTTTAGAAAAATAAAATTTATCAAACAGAAAAAAAACACGTTTTTAAGACGTGTTTTTTTTGTTTTAATTAATTAAAAAAAGGTGAATTAAAAACATCAAGATTATTTCCATTTGCTTATTTTTATCGGGTAGAAAATTATTTATGAATTACTTCAGACTGCCTTTTCTTAGTAAGCTTACTTTAGCAATTATTTCCATTATAGGAATAGGATATATTGTAAAACTGGGACAGAGTATCTTAGCTCCATTTTTTCTGGCATTTTTATTAGCTATGATTTTTTTACCCATCGCTAATTTCCTGGAAAAAAAACTCAAATTTCCAAGGTCTTTATCTACCTTATTCTCGTTAGCTGTTTTACTTGTTGTACTCACCGGATTGCTTTTTTTCTTCGGATCT encodes the following:
- a CDS encoding SurA N-terminal domain-containing protein — protein: MAILGQIRSRPWLLMGVIALALLAFLVNPDSIDKVFGKNPDVLGKVNGDKITREEYNDQLSVLQQQAEQQGQPKNGLEEQAWQLLVQSKLIKQQFEKMGFTMTDDLFWSQIQFDQMFAQNQQLFDEKGNFKLQELKKEVETLQSTNPEGYNQWLKTRKTIEYRIMARQVFANISTGITTGKKEAEELMKERDQLADIDFVKVDYASYLQKNKIKVSTEDLKNYISQHPVMFKTEPSRNLGIVYFPSKPSAADEASVEKEINKLYSQGTDASDGKENFQNTTNDSMFVMANSDMPYNSQYVTAAQLPLTLKDKIATATVGQVFGPYKEQNFYVLSKLLGKKPSDSTLSKHILIAYKGAERSTATRTKEQAKKIADSLLAVIKSNPAKFAEGLKLSDEPNAVERNGSVGWTTPESQFAPGYLNFLASNAKGSTGLAETQFGYHIINVEDKKAGTMGYKVAHVVKEIKPSEATENEVDKNARRFAQQVLGKSFNDFVNIAKKSNFQYSNAKAAKRFDGKLQGLGTDKDGEIIAWAFDKKREKGDSELFTVDGTGDKIVVYLNGKQEKGLADPESVRDQIETVVQNKLAAKQISEKIGNSTNLDQVAKMFATTKQSGQINMLSPNIAGAMEPKVAGAAFGIAKGKVSNPIEGGTGVYVIIKKNETVNKQPGDVKQFTESVTQRNSGMFGQAWLKSLQDNADIDDYRIEIWSKMGNQQ
- the lon gene encoding endopeptidase La, producing MAEFEDMNFDDIIGEGFNIVTEEINLSDLNVDEEKSSIQTIFPILPVRNMVMFPNVVIPITAGRKNSITLLEEAQQNGDFIGIVSQKNSEIEQPGEKDLYLIGTLAKIVKIIKLPEGNVTAITKGFQRFKIKRITDTKPYLKAEIIKLKDSKPRNKEEYEALLENIKDLALKIIDLDPNIPNAANFAIKNMGSNEDLLNFVSTNANFPYPEKQKLLEEKSLMERANKCYEMMHEDFRKLELRNQIHQKTSKDLDKQQREYFLNQQIRTIQDELGGGPDSDVEELQQKASTKNWKPEVEEHFQKEINRLQRQNPNSPDYNVQRNYLDFFTDLPWEKFTKDIFDIEKAQKVLDKAHFGLEDIKKRILEHMAVLKLKNNMKSPILLLVGPPGVGKTSLGKSVADALGRKYVRVSLGGLHDESEIRGHRKTYIGAMAGRILQSIKKAGTSNPVIVLDEIDKVGKGMHGDPSSALLEVLDPEQNSSFYDNFLEMGYDLSKVMFLATANSLSTIQTPLLDRMEIIQIAGYTLEEKIEIAKRHLIKKQQEENGLTSKSFKLGNPELKHIIEAHTSESGVRTLEKRIAAIARWVALQTALVKEYDAKISIDKIDEILGVPRPKSLSELTDVPGVVTGLAWTSVGGDILFIESIISNGKGNLTMTGNLGTVMKESATIALEYIKAKHIDLGIDEELIEKKNIHVHVPEGATPKDGPSAGIAMLTSMVSSFTNKKVKPHLAMTGEITLRGKVLPVGGIKEKLLAATRAGIKEVILCEANRKDVEEIKQDYLNNLKVHYVGWMREVLEIALEK